In bacterium, a single window of DNA contains:
- a CDS encoding GDP-L-fucose synthase produces MVAANKHAKIYIAGHTGLLGSSLRRMLISHGYHNLMLHTRSEINLTDSCAVTDFLSLEKPDCIILCAAKVGGIQANIADPVHFLAENLSINLNVICSALHAGVRNLIYIGSSCMYPRDYKTPLKEEYLLAAPLEPTNEGYALAKIAGAKLCEYCASQYGVCYKTLIPCNLYGPGDKFDPASSHLIAAVIDKLHRAKTDGKSSVEIWGDGSARREFLYVEDLADYICRCIGQLDETPAYMNIGYGEDFSVLDYYKIAAEVIGFDGEFTFDISRPVGMSTKLLDSSRARLRGWKPSTTLYDGILKTYQYYLDKIGGSER; encoded by the coding sequence ATGGTAGCTGCGAATAAACACGCGAAAATTTATATTGCAGGACATACCGGTCTTTTGGGGTCGTCACTGCGGCGCATGCTCATCTCGCATGGATATCACAACCTAATGCTGCACACAAGGAGCGAGATTAATCTGACCGACTCATGCGCGGTTACAGATTTTCTGTCATTGGAAAAGCCTGATTGTATTATTCTCTGTGCGGCAAAAGTTGGCGGGATTCAGGCCAACATTGCAGACCCCGTTCATTTTCTGGCAGAAAATCTCAGCATCAATCTAAACGTGATTTGTTCTGCACTGCATGCAGGTGTGCGTAATCTCATATACATCGGAAGCTCATGCATGTATCCGAGAGACTACAAAACACCTCTCAAAGAAGAGTATTTACTTGCAGCACCACTTGAACCGACAAACGAAGGATACGCGCTTGCCAAAATAGCCGGAGCCAAGTTGTGTGAATATTGCGCCTCTCAATATGGAGTTTGCTACAAGACTCTGATTCCGTGTAACCTCTATGGTCCCGGTGACAAATTCGATCCGGCATCCAGTCACTTGATAGCAGCCGTTATCGACAAACTACACAGAGCAAAAACAGATGGCAAGTCATCCGTGGAGATATGGGGTGACGGCAGCGCAAGGCGTGAATTTCTGTATGTCGAGGACCTTGCAGATTACATATGCCGATGCATCGGACAACTGGATGAAACGCCAGCCTATATGAATATCGGATATGGTGAAGATTTCAGTGTGCTTGATTACTATAAAATCGCAGCCGAGGTAATAGGCTTCGATGGCGAATTTACATTCGATATTTCCAGGCCGGTCGGAATGTCGACCAAGCTGCTGGATTCAAGCCGCGCTCGTCTTCGCGGTTGGAAACCCAGCACTACCCTGTACGATGGAATCCTAAAAACTTATCAATACTATCTTGACAAGATTGGAGGATCGGAGCGATGA
- a CDS encoding polysaccharide biosynthesis tyrosine autokinase, whose product MTRRDITNWNAGQIEPMNADACALDEPHQVDIQQCTSVLFRRWKTMLLTVILVFGLGMLHTCTRQPIYESSAKLVVVTTGSSSSTENDIPLINDLQALTRSRSVDTQVEIISSPDLLEEAFDRLNMSMKKYGFKSTAFPGWACNVAAKKDTDIISITARAYIPSAAAELANTIADTYFERDVRQNNLATHQAREYVERRMAIAENQLYQANARLSEFKAKTGLFAPEAQLTKTAEQIAQISQELDSTKADVASGRKGAQALGSQLAGQSQNVVGSTTIARNPHIDSVLGKIDSLSSERASLLQEFTPTSREIKSIDNRIRQEREKLKQMTESVTASKVQGRNPVRDALEPQYASNVASVAANSARANALGSILNKKLQMAQNLPDREREYNELVQRVTLLQRTYEMLSTKFHTLLLSEQSTLPNGMLVSRARIPGAPAYPDLRKNAIRYFLLGILLSVLVAIIADWLDSRVHEQTLVEEISDLPILSRIPNVSDPAQRMLSDRDHSAAMLESFRILRNNLSFSNIDRKNKILAVTSPGAGDGKTTTAINLAVAIAMEGKRVLLVEGDFRRPSLHDLFEVPTTLGFTAVLTGVSTLEQAIIKTSVENLSCLTSGPLPPHPTEILNSQQSRALFKKLAEMYDTIVIDCPPCVGLSDIQVISTIADGMLLVVSMNHTLRPHLYMTMRMLAQVKAPLIGLIINRIEMRRRGHGYYYYYGDYYGRSKNGSSANAALNSGASKDDS is encoded by the coding sequence ATGACAAGACGCGATATCACAAATTGGAATGCAGGACAGATTGAACCGATGAACGCCGATGCTTGTGCACTCGATGAGCCGCATCAGGTGGATATACAGCAATGTACATCAGTGCTGTTTCGTCGCTGGAAGACTATGCTGCTGACGGTTATCCTGGTATTCGGGCTCGGCATGCTTCACACATGTACCAGGCAGCCTATATATGAGTCTTCAGCCAAGCTGGTTGTCGTGACAACAGGCTCGTCATCCTCAACCGAAAATGATATTCCGCTGATAAACGATTTGCAGGCACTCACGCGAAGTCGGTCGGTGGATACACAGGTCGAGATAATATCGAGTCCCGACCTGCTCGAAGAAGCATTCGACAGACTCAATATGTCCATGAAAAAGTATGGGTTCAAAAGCACAGCTTTTCCGGGTTGGGCATGCAATGTTGCGGCGAAGAAAGATACCGATATAATTTCCATAACGGCAAGGGCATACATACCTTCCGCCGCAGCGGAACTTGCCAACACGATTGCTGACACTTATTTCGAGCGTGATGTTCGACAGAACAACCTTGCCACTCACCAGGCACGAGAATACGTCGAGCGGAGAATGGCCATCGCCGAGAATCAACTATACCAGGCAAACGCACGTCTTTCCGAGTTTAAGGCAAAGACCGGCCTCTTTGCACCAGAGGCTCAGCTTACAAAGACTGCCGAACAGATAGCTCAGATATCTCAAGAACTGGATTCGACAAAAGCAGATGTTGCATCCGGCAGAAAAGGCGCTCAAGCACTGGGTTCACAGCTTGCCGGGCAGAGTCAAAATGTTGTCGGCAGCACCACCATTGCCCGCAATCCTCATATAGATTCAGTGTTGGGTAAGATCGATTCGCTCAGCAGCGAGCGTGCGTCTCTGCTCCAGGAGTTTACTCCGACTTCCAGAGAGATCAAGAGCATCGACAACCGGATCAGGCAGGAGCGCGAAAAGCTCAAGCAGATGACTGAAAGTGTTACTGCGTCTAAAGTGCAGGGGCGCAACCCCGTCAGAGATGCTCTTGAGCCGCAATATGCGTCCAATGTCGCGTCCGTCGCCGCGAACAGCGCACGGGCGAATGCATTGGGCTCTATTCTCAACAAAAAGCTGCAGATGGCTCAAAATTTGCCGGACCGTGAACGGGAATATAATGAGCTTGTTCAGCGAGTAACACTTCTGCAGCGCACCTATGAAATGCTGTCCACCAAGTTCCATACACTGCTTTTGAGCGAGCAGTCGACATTGCCAAACGGTATGCTTGTGTCCAGGGCTCGAATACCTGGAGCACCGGCTTATCCTGACCTGCGCAAGAATGCGATAAGGTACTTTCTGTTGGGAATACTGCTGAGCGTGCTGGTTGCGATTATTGCCGACTGGCTGGACAGCCGTGTTCATGAACAGACACTCGTCGAAGAAATAAGCGATCTGCCGATACTCTCCCGCATACCGAATGTTTCCGACCCGGCGCAAAGAATGCTCAGTGATCGCGACCACAGCGCAGCAATGCTGGAGAGTTTCCGTATTCTAAGGAATAACCTTTCTTTTTCCAACATCGACCGAAAGAACAAAATACTTGCCGTCACGAGTCCCGGTGCCGGGGATGGGAAAACAACAACCGCAATCAACCTCGCAGTGGCAATAGCGATGGAAGGAAAGCGCGTTTTGCTTGTCGAGGGCGATTTTCGCCGTCCGTCGCTGCATGACCTATTTGAAGTGCCGACAACGCTCGGGTTTACGGCCGTGCTCACAGGCGTCAGCACGTTGGAGCAGGCGATTATAAAAACGAGTGTTGAAAACCTATCCTGCCTGACCTCAGGCCCTCTTCCCCCGCATCCGACTGAGATTTTGAACTCTCAACAGAGCAGAGCGCTCTTCAAAAAACTGGCGGAGATGTATGACACAATCGTAATTGACTGTCCACCGTGTGTAGGGCTGAGCGATATTCAAGTCATCTCCACAATAGCAGACGGCATGCTGCTGGTGGTCTCGATGAACCATACATTAAGACCCCATCTATACATGACCATGAGAATGCTTGCCCAGGTCAAGGCGCCGCTTATAGGACTGATTATCAATCGAATCGAGATGCGCCGCAGAGGTCATGGCTACTATTATTATTATGGAGACTATTACGGCCGCTCTAAAAATGGAAGCAGTGCCAATGCCGCGCTCAACTCGGGTGCATCAAAAGATGATTCCTGA
- the gmd gene encoding GDP-mannose 4,6-dehydratase has translation MICAEHSASAQGNSKNPCAKRALITGITGQDGSYLAELLLEKGYEVHGLIRRGSTFNTGRIEHLYKDPHISDSQLLLHYSDLTDSSSISRLLEKINPSEIYHLGAQSHVKVSFDMPEFTADVTGIGTLRILDAIRESSIRTKFYQASSSEMFGNVAEVPQKETTPFYPRSPYACAKVFAFSITRNYRESYGLFACNGILFNHESPRRGETFVTRKISRGLSRIRLGLDDCLYLGNLDAMRDWGYAKDYVEAMWRMLQQPKPDDYVVATNESHSIREFVDEACKCLDFDLQWKGTGEDEVGIDTKSDKVLIRVDPHYFRPSEVDYLRGDYTKAREQLGWQPSVRFVDLVRIMVDADLAMEEGKVDSKRW, from the coding sequence ATGATTTGCGCAGAGCATTCTGCATCGGCACAGGGCAATTCCAAGAATCCATGCGCTAAACGTGCACTTATAACCGGCATCACCGGTCAGGATGGCTCTTATCTGGCCGAACTGCTGTTGGAAAAGGGCTATGAAGTCCACGGCCTGATACGAAGAGGTTCCACGTTCAATACTGGACGAATTGAGCATTTATATAAAGATCCTCACATCAGTGACTCGCAATTGCTGTTGCACTATAGTGATCTGACGGATTCCAGCAGCATCAGCAGGCTGTTGGAAAAAATCAATCCTTCTGAGATATATCATCTGGGAGCGCAGAGCCATGTCAAAGTCAGCTTTGATATGCCCGAGTTCACCGCGGATGTCACAGGGATCGGAACACTGAGGATTCTGGATGCTATTCGTGAAAGCAGCATACGCACGAAGTTCTATCAGGCTTCCAGCAGCGAGATGTTCGGCAATGTTGCTGAGGTGCCTCAAAAAGAAACCACTCCATTTTACCCGAGAAGCCCGTATGCCTGCGCAAAGGTTTTTGCCTTCTCCATAACGAGGAACTACCGGGAAAGCTATGGGCTGTTCGCATGCAACGGGATACTCTTTAACCATGAATCGCCGCGTCGAGGTGAGACGTTCGTAACGCGCAAAATTTCCAGAGGATTGTCACGTATCAGGCTTGGGCTCGACGACTGCCTGTACCTGGGAAATCTCGACGCTATGCGTGACTGGGGATATGCCAAGGACTACGTGGAAGCGATGTGGAGAATGCTTCAACAGCCAAAGCCGGATGATTATGTCGTTGCGACTAATGAAAGTCATTCCATTCGGGAGTTTGTGGACGAGGCGTGCAAGTGTCTGGATTTCGATCTGCAATGGAAAGGCACCGGAGAAGATGAGGTCGGTATTGACACAAAAAGCGACAAAGTACTGATAAGGGTCGATCCACATTATTTTCGGCCTTCGGAAGTCGACTATTTGAGAGGCGACTACACCAAGGCCAGGGAACAGCTCGGTTGGCAGCCTTCAGTGAGATTTGTCGACCTGGTGCGGATAATGGTGGATGCCGATCTTGCTATGGAAGAAGGGAAGGTCGACAGTAAAAGATGGTAG
- a CDS encoding DegT/DnrJ/EryC1/StrS family aminotransferase, whose amino-acid sequence MTTETRTLFNYPITSPVLPDASVLLEDIRKVFVSGRVTMGKNVEALEQEICVRLKVKHSLAVSSATSGLILLLRALSLPSNSEVITPSFTFAATAHALLWNGLKPVFCDSEPHSFTMDASAAEMLVTKRTSAIYPVCIFGVPGDMDSYEQLARAHDLVLIFDSAQGLGSSYKGKALGSFGMAEVFSLSPTKVVTALEGGLITTNNDALADQLRHMRDYGKAPDGEDMRWLGLSARMNEVNAIVARWSLARLDGWIANRAAALERYKQNLQAVPGIDFQHIPPHCTSTLNYVVIQIDPDTCPITRNELHARLKNQSVQTKRYFYPAVHNQSLYRNTDSDSSVRLEVAEKISSQGLALPLYSNMNASDVDEICNRVIKCIRQPVIRQSN is encoded by the coding sequence GTGACGACTGAAACCCGGACCTTGTTCAACTATCCGATAACCAGTCCAGTGCTGCCTGATGCGAGTGTTTTGCTGGAAGACATAAGAAAAGTATTTGTTTCGGGCAGAGTGACAATGGGCAAAAATGTCGAGGCGCTCGAGCAGGAAATATGCGTGCGCCTTAAAGTCAAACACAGCCTGGCGGTGTCGTCAGCGACAAGTGGTTTGATTCTGCTTCTGCGCGCGCTTTCTCTCCCAAGTAACAGCGAAGTCATCACACCAAGTTTCACATTCGCAGCTACCGCGCATGCGCTGTTATGGAACGGACTGAAACCTGTTTTTTGCGACAGTGAACCACACAGCTTCACGATGGATGCATCCGCAGCCGAGATGCTGGTCACAAAACGCACCTCGGCGATATATCCCGTATGTATCTTCGGCGTGCCGGGTGACATGGATTCATACGAGCAGCTTGCACGTGCTCACGATCTTGTGCTGATATTCGATAGCGCGCAGGGACTTGGAAGCTCATATAAGGGCAAAGCTCTTGGCAGTTTCGGCATGGCGGAGGTCTTTAGTCTGAGCCCCACAAAAGTCGTAACAGCATTGGAGGGTGGACTGATTACCACGAACAATGATGCGCTCGCCGACCAGCTCAGACACATGCGTGATTACGGCAAGGCGCCTGACGGTGAAGACATGCGCTGGCTTGGTCTGTCGGCGCGAATGAATGAGGTAAATGCCATTGTAGCCAGGTGGTCACTTGCAAGACTGGATGGCTGGATAGCAAATCGCGCTGCCGCGCTTGAACGTTATAAACAAAATCTGCAAGCAGTCCCGGGCATTGATTTTCAGCATATACCGCCTCACTGCACCTCCACGCTCAATTACGTGGTCATTCAGATTGATCCAGACACGTGTCCGATCACACGTAACGAGCTTCACGCCAGACTCAAAAACCAATCCGTTCAGACAAAGCGTTACTTTTACCCGGCAGTTCATAATCAGTCACTCTATCGCAATACCGACTCCGACAGCAGTGTCAGGCTCGAGGTTGCAGAAAAAATATCATCTCAGGGGTTGGCGCTGCCGCTGTATTCAAACATGAACGCATCCGATGTTGATGAAATATGCAATAGGGTAATAAAGTGTATTCGACAACCGGTAATACGCCAGTCGAATTGA
- a CDS encoding polysaccharide biosynthesis protein, translating into MKKGHVSMSGIASRHIRTLILLLVDSMALLTSIIASHLLRYENTPWHEILNNRISTHYSSLPAAIGLYLVIFAVFHLYNYAWRYASLETLLHIVGANTVGLTCMAALQIILDGSTFSSSVLVIMWAASITLIGASRIALRVVSVVRRSGCQSLRVTFRKTDRKRAVIIGAGNCGARTLRAIQSDPSLKYDVVGFLDDDPKKLGIYMSHARVLGPLKMVNELALKRAVDEVIVAIPEVGRNGAHRCIMDCKRLKVPVKVIPHLRDVLNGSKTTSLADFSVEDLLRRAPADTITADIDKTLTGSRVLVTGAGGSIGSELCRQIAVCNPASLVLIGHGENSIHNIHKELVEEFPQISDRFECVIASTANQSRIDHVFKYHRPEVVFHAAAHKHVPLMESNEQEAVNNNMLGTYNVAAASGEHGVKRIVLISTDKAADPSCIMGATKWFCEEVFRCGASLWPSTSYIAVRFGNVLGSRGSVVPVFHEQIRRGGPVLVTHPEMTRFFMTIREAVRLVLEAGAVGKSGQLYVLDMGKPVKILDLAKDMIRLCGLEPDVDIAIDFTGIRPGEKIHEQLISSQETIERTPWSGLVVVNRKAHFEYNKILGVIDGIRHTVDHDGDAVVRKMLSTMMPKTRMDYPPAQTQAHKGEHKRLKVEG; encoded by the coding sequence ATGAAAAAAGGCCATGTCAGTATGTCTGGAATTGCGAGCAGACATATACGTACACTTATATTGTTGCTTGTGGACTCGATGGCGCTGCTTACATCGATAATAGCGTCGCATCTCCTGCGTTATGAAAACACTCCATGGCATGAAATTCTGAACAACCGCATATCAACGCACTATTCCAGCTTGCCCGCAGCAATCGGACTATATCTTGTCATCTTTGCCGTTTTTCACCTCTATAATTACGCTTGGCGTTATGCAAGTCTGGAAACGCTTCTACACATAGTGGGCGCGAACACTGTCGGTCTGACTTGTATGGCAGCCTTGCAAATCATTCTTGACGGGTCGACTTTCTCATCATCTGTTCTTGTGATAATGTGGGCCGCAAGCATCACGTTGATAGGTGCAAGCCGCATAGCGCTGCGTGTTGTGAGCGTTGTGCGCAGGAGCGGATGTCAATCCTTGCGCGTAACATTCAGAAAAACAGACAGGAAACGTGCCGTGATTATAGGTGCAGGCAACTGCGGAGCACGAACTCTACGAGCTATCCAGTCCGATCCTTCACTAAAATACGACGTGGTCGGCTTTCTGGATGATGACCCCAAAAAACTTGGGATATATATGAGCCATGCGCGAGTTTTGGGTCCACTCAAGATGGTTAATGAACTTGCATTGAAGCGGGCCGTTGACGAAGTGATTGTTGCAATTCCCGAGGTAGGTCGCAATGGTGCCCACAGGTGCATAATGGATTGCAAGAGACTCAAGGTACCGGTAAAGGTGATTCCGCACCTCAGGGATGTGCTCAACGGTTCAAAAACAACCAGCCTGGCCGATTTTTCGGTCGAAGACCTTTTACGGCGCGCGCCCGCAGATACAATCACAGCCGATATCGACAAGACTCTTACAGGCAGCAGGGTGCTTGTAACCGGTGCAGGGGGATCTATCGGTTCGGAACTGTGCAGGCAGATAGCGGTATGCAATCCGGCTTCGCTGGTCCTCATAGGTCACGGCGAAAACTCGATTCACAACATTCACAAAGAACTCGTGGAGGAATTTCCACAGATATCGGATCGGTTTGAGTGTGTGATAGCCTCTACAGCGAACCAGTCTCGCATCGACCATGTATTCAAATATCATCGCCCGGAGGTAGTCTTTCATGCCGCGGCACACAAACATGTGCCGCTCATGGAGTCCAATGAACAGGAAGCCGTGAACAACAATATGCTGGGCACGTATAACGTCGCGGCCGCCAGTGGAGAGCATGGTGTCAAGCGTATCGTGTTGATTTCCACGGACAAGGCGGCTGATCCGTCCTGCATAATGGGCGCAACGAAATGGTTCTGCGAGGAGGTATTCCGCTGTGGAGCCTCACTATGGCCATCTACATCATACATTGCTGTCCGGTTCGGCAACGTCTTGGGCAGCAGGGGCAGCGTTGTGCCGGTCTTTCACGAGCAAATCCGGCGCGGCGGTCCGGTGCTGGTCACCCATCCCGAGATGACGCGCTTTTTCATGACCATTCGCGAGGCCGTCCGGCTGGTGCTCGAAGCCGGAGCGGTGGGCAAATCTGGACAGTTGTATGTGCTCGACATGGGCAAACCGGTGAAAATATTGGACCTGGCCAAAGACATGATTCGTCTATGCGGGCTGGAGCCGGACGTGGATATAGCCATCGACTTTACCGGCATCAGACCCGGCGAGAAGATACATGAACAGTTGATATCGTCCCAAGAGACGATCGAAAGAACGCCCTGGTCCGGACTTGTCGTCGTCAATCGTAAGGCGCATTTTGAATACAACAAGATTCTTGGTGTAATCGATGGGATTCGCCATACGGTCGATCATGACGGCGACGCCGTGGTTCGGAAAATGCTGTCCACGATGATGCCCAAGACCAGAATGGACTACCCACCTGCTCAAACACAAGCGCACAAGGGCGAGCATAAAAGGCTGAAAGTCGAAGGCTGA
- a CDS encoding phosphatase PAP2 family protein, which translates to MKNISALITCILCACCLTPTAHADSFGQSVCDATKPALIGALAITCFSKDNGPRNAVRAGEGMLIAYGAAHAIQQTCIINSSSDYAHSFPSKRTAVAFALATSLSDTYPKQKWMAYTGASLIGWSTVAVNGHTWSDVLAGAALGMAVGKWTVATPEGILIGRVIKF; encoded by the coding sequence TTGAAGAACATTTCAGCCTTGATTACGTGCATACTTTGCGCATGTTGTCTGACTCCGACAGCACATGCGGACTCATTCGGGCAGAGCGTCTGCGATGCCACCAAGCCTGCGCTGATCGGTGCACTAGCCATTACGTGTTTCTCAAAAGATAATGGCCCCCGAAACGCCGTGCGTGCGGGTGAAGGCATGCTTATCGCCTATGGTGCGGCGCATGCGATTCAGCAAACCTGCATCATTAACAGCAGTTCCGACTACGCGCACTCATTTCCAAGCAAGAGGACTGCAGTCGCGTTTGCTCTGGCGACATCCCTTTCTGACACATATCCCAAGCAAAAATGGATGGCCTATACAGGCGCTTCACTCATAGGATGGAGCACTGTTGCCGTCAACGGCCATACATGGAGCGACGTGCTCGCCGGGGCAGCGTTGGGTATGGCAGTTGGAAAGTGGACAGTCGCTACACCCGAAGGAATACTCATCGGACGTGTCATTAAATTCTGA
- a CDS encoding SLBB domain-containing protein codes for MGFAQESSTYRVGSEDTISVLVARHPEFSGDFLVPSDGCISLPAIGQVHVSGMTLVEISENVASRLKSRLKDPEVSVTLRSAGMQRVYVLGSVQKPGLYDLKPGWRITHCVAAAGGLGSGCEPNDCTATVVRYANGKRETVQMRDAMQGLDLTNLSIESGDVVMIESRETMPVYVTGKVKSPGIYRVNKDHAGVMEALTLAGGTLENSALDRVTVISSDNTTRTVDLNPLAMNGKQEPNITIKPGDLIVVPEDVSKVAVLGYVNKPGFYSIRRSEKLLLSDALGLAGGSDRKRGEVGSIALIRNENGMQTRTMYDMSKFLKSGDLTQNPTINAGDIIYVPQTRKPDWDFVMRSLTTVAILMNPFIP; via the coding sequence ATGGGATTTGCACAGGAAAGCAGCACATACCGCGTCGGTTCCGAGGACACTATTAGTGTGTTGGTGGCGAGACATCCGGAATTCTCCGGTGACTTTCTGGTCCCGTCGGACGGGTGCATAAGTCTTCCTGCCATCGGACAGGTGCATGTCAGCGGTATGACGCTTGTCGAGATATCCGAGAATGTGGCTTCTCGGCTGAAGAGCCGTTTGAAGGATCCCGAAGTGAGTGTAACATTGCGTTCCGCAGGAATGCAGCGAGTTTATGTGCTGGGCAGTGTGCAAAAACCCGGTCTATATGACCTGAAGCCCGGATGGCGCATTACTCACTGTGTCGCGGCTGCAGGAGGACTGGGCAGCGGCTGTGAGCCGAATGATTGCACGGCAACTGTGGTCAGGTACGCAAACGGCAAACGTGAAACAGTGCAAATGCGAGACGCAATGCAGGGACTCGATTTGACGAATCTCTCAATTGAGAGTGGGGATGTGGTTATGATCGAATCGCGAGAGACCATGCCTGTTTATGTTACGGGTAAGGTGAAATCGCCCGGCATATACCGTGTAAACAAGGACCATGCAGGCGTTATGGAAGCACTGACACTGGCCGGAGGAACATTAGAAAACTCTGCGCTCGACCGTGTGACAGTGATCAGTTCCGACAACACGACCCGAACCGTCGATTTGAACCCTCTTGCCATGAACGGTAAGCAGGAACCCAATATCACGATCAAGCCCGGCGATCTGATCGTCGTGCCGGAAGATGTGTCAAAAGTTGCAGTGCTCGGCTACGTCAACAAACCCGGGTTCTACTCCATCAGAAGAAGTGAAAAACTGCTTCTGTCGGACGCTCTGGGGCTTGCCGGCGGGTCGGACCGCAAGCGAGGCGAAGTGGGATCGATAGCTCTGATCCGTAATGAAAACGGTATGCAGACCAGAACGATGTATGACATGAGCAAGTTTCTGAAATCGGGTGATTTGACGCAGAACCCGACGATCAATGCCGGCGACATCATATACGTGCCGCAGACAAGAAAACCCGACTGGGACTTTGTGATGCGCTCACTGACCACTGTCGCCATACTTATGAATCCGTTCATTCCTTAA
- a CDS encoding HAD family hydrolase has translation MYRAVVFDLDNTLYAERSYRDAAYWSIAVRLGRRFGWRADKVHKHLLHVVDSLDEHAAFERLLQDFGMDDSYVSACIEQVIVPAYTTCVCNLELYDDARSLLRELTQRNIPIGLVTNGSKQMQWNKIRLLDIQRYFKCIIVAGEHFDRDRWKPHQAPFEMCFTRLGMNPADCLYVGDSPELDVPGAASLGAKVLLIRRDAKSTNASDCIQLNNLTRVMDWLT, from the coding sequence ATGTATCGAGCCGTTGTTTTCGATCTGGATAATACGCTGTATGCGGAACGCAGCTATCGTGATGCGGCATATTGGAGCATTGCCGTAAGGTTGGGTCGGCGCTTTGGCTGGAGAGCCGACAAAGTACACAAACATCTGCTGCACGTTGTTGATTCACTTGACGAGCATGCGGCCTTCGAGAGACTTCTACAGGACTTTGGAATGGATGATAGTTATGTGTCCGCGTGCATAGAGCAAGTCATAGTCCCGGCGTATACGACGTGCGTTTGCAATCTTGAACTCTATGACGACGCCCGCAGTCTCCTGCGTGAACTGACGCAGAGAAATATCCCGATTGGACTGGTTACCAACGGCAGCAAACAGATGCAGTGGAACAAAATCCGACTGCTGGATATCCAGCGATATTTCAAGTGCATCATAGTGGCGGGAGAACATTTCGACAGAGACCGTTGGAAGCCGCATCAGGCTCCGTTTGAGATGTGTTTTACGCGCCTGGGTATGAATCCGGCGGATTGTCTGTATGTTGGAGACAGCCCTGAACTGGATGTGCCCGGGGCCGCGAGTCTCGGTGCAAAGGTCCTGCTGATTCGACGTGATGCAAAAAGCACGAATGCGTCGGATTGCATTCAATTGAACAACCTGACCAGAGTTATGGACTGGCTGACATGA